From the genome of Apus apus isolate bApuApu2 chromosome 19, bApuApu2.pri.cur, whole genome shotgun sequence, one region includes:
- the GPR107 gene encoding protein GPR107, producing MAARGAGAALSRAAVALGLLLLWSGPACARVHHLTLKDDVRQKVHLNTFGFFKNGYMKVNVSNLSLNPPVSHDDKNSLSVGFSLDRTRNDGFSTYLDEEVDYCILKKKPEQDVSVVILLLDLTDDVVKVRFSAGAASLPKISFVSEESVATLSNKPPKQATSEQSSDSGKTPTKTNEGTKTGNKSKRSTTTSQSIVEQEHAIHNDKGTLSFQFFFNISSDNQEGLYSLYFHKCVSDGPAKDQRRFNLDIEITEKNPESYLSAGEIPLPKLYISMAVFFFLSGTAWIHILRKRRNDVFKIHWLMAALPFTKSLSLVFHAIDYYYISSQGFPIEGWAVVYYITHLLKGALLFITIALIGTGWAFIKHILSDKDKKIFMIVIPLQVLANVAYIIIESTEEGTTEYGLWKEILFLVDLLCCGAILFPVVWSIRHLQEASATDGKAAINLAKLKLFRHYYVMIVCYIYFTRIIAILIKIAVPFQWKWLYQLLDEMATLVFFVLTGYKFRPASDNPYLQLSQDDEDDLEMEAVVTTSGVMEGMKKVKKVVNGSAELRGEWESTA from the exons ATGGCGGCCCGCGGCGCTGGGGCTGCGCTGTCGCGGGCCGCGGTGgcgctggggctgctgctgctctggtcGGGCCCCGCCTGCGCCCGCGTGCACCACCTCACCCTCAAA GATGATGTGAGGCAGAAAGTGCACCTGAATACCTTCGGCTTCTTCAAAAATGGTTACATGAAAGTCAATGTCAGCAACCTTTCTCTGAACCCACCAGTGAGCCATGATGACAAGAACAGTTTATCA GTGGGGTTCAGTTTGGATCGAACAAGAAATGATGGGTTTTCCACTTACCTG GATGAAGAAGTGGATTACTGTATCTTGAAAAAGAAGCCAGAGCAAGATGTCTCTGTTGTAATCTTACTTCTAGACCTCACAGATGATGT TGTGAAGGTTCGGttctctgcaggagctgcttcttTACCTAAAATTTCATTTGTGTCTGAGGAAAGTGTTGCTACCTTAAGTAACAAGCCACCAAAACAAGCCACctctgagcagagcagtgatTCTGGTAAAACTCCTACAAAGACCAACGAAGGCACAAAGACAG GTAACAAGTCCAAACGAAGTACAACGACCTCCCAG agCATAGTAGAACAAGAGCATGCCATTCACAATGACAAAGGAACTTTATCATTTCAG ttcttttttaaCATCAGTTCTGATAACCAAGAGGGTCTCTACAGCCTGTATTTCCATAAATGTGTTAGTGATGGACCAGCTAAGGATCAGCGACGCTTTAATCTGGAT ATAGAAATTACGGAAAAGAATCCTGAAAGTTACCTCTCAGCGGGTGAGATCCCCCTGCCAAAACTTTACATTTCCatggctgttttcttcttcctctctgggACTGCCTGGATCCACATACTTCGAAAACGCAG AAATGATGTCTTCAAGATCCACTGGCTGATGGCAGCCCTGCCTTTCACAAAATCTCTGTCCTTGGTCTTCCATGCG ATCGACTATTACTACATTTCTTCTCAGGGATTTCCTATTGAAGGCTGGGCTGTTGTTTATTACATCACTCACCT actgaaggGTGCTCTTCTGTTCATCACTATTGCCCTTATTGGCACAGGCTGGGCTTTCATTAAACACATCCTGTcagataaagacaaaaaaattttCATGATTGTCATCCCACTTCAG GTACTGGCAAACGTGGCATATATTATCATAGAGTCGACAGAAGAGGGGACAACTGAATATGGACTGTGGAAAGAAATCCTCTTCCTGGTAGACTTGCTGTGCTGTGGAGCCATACTATTTCCAGTGGTATG gtcaATAAGACATTTACAGGAAGCTTCAGCAACAGATGGGAAAG CTGCCATTAACCTGGCAAAGCTGAAGCTTTTCAGACATTACTATGTTATG ATTGTGTGTTACATTTACTTCACACGGATCATTGCAATTCTTATAAAGATTGCTGTTCCATTCCAGTGGAAATGGCTGTATCAG CTGCTGGATGAAATGGCCACACTTGTCTTCTTTGTCCTTACTGGGTACAAGTTCCGTCCAGCATCAGACAACCCTTACCTACAGCTTTCTCAAGATGATGAGGATGACTTGGAGATGGAAGCTGT